Proteins encoded together in one Thalassotalea crassostreae window:
- a CDS encoding DUF885 domain-containing protein produces MNKNTTLAISLLLLLSACSDQEQTITVVKTKPKPVLDVLGVNDQTNQASLDDLINRGSKEFFQFKPQFASLTGVNESEIGFYYQDKLDTYQATSIQNFRQQMQKVSNQLIQLENSEEQIDEDNRVIMANLFQHYAGHPEFQTGFIDSYMGHQPFIINQINGPLIDTVFTFTDGKTIENLSDAKDYAQRVALLSTQINQVNQKFIHDANQGWMPPKAIFTSTISYFDTLIATKPEELLIYSHLKDSLAKLPNIKQQDKNNLLASVSDDLKSQVLPAYKKVKDSLVKYIDKAPNGDGIWAQKNGDKFYQYSIKQQGDTRLSAEEIHQLGLKEVSRISAEMNSILEHLNYTEGSISQRINALAKELRFSYPATEAGREQIISDLNQQILDINKKMPSQFNTAINYQVMVKAFPKETEQSAAFGQYLPPPFDGSKPGVFWINLRDIENIAKFDLPTLTFHETNPGHHWQVSLNMGIDELPIIRKLAVYNAYIEGWALYAEQVAYEMGVYDNDPYSNLGRLKAEIFRAVRLVVDTGIHHKKWSREQAIDYMMANTGAPYSEVKAEIERYMVWPGQALGYKLGMLKILDLRKQSKRLLGERFDIGEFHDAVLLNGAVPMAVLEQKVNDWVASK; encoded by the coding sequence CAAAACCGGTGCTTGACGTATTAGGTGTTAACGATCAAACCAACCAAGCATCATTAGACGATTTAATTAATCGTGGCAGTAAAGAGTTCTTTCAATTTAAACCACAATTTGCTTCATTAACTGGTGTTAACGAATCTGAAATCGGATTTTATTACCAAGACAAGCTTGATACTTATCAAGCAACTTCAATTCAAAACTTTCGTCAACAAATGCAAAAGGTTTCCAACCAGCTTATACAATTAGAAAACAGCGAAGAGCAAATCGACGAAGATAATCGCGTTATTATGGCCAACTTGTTTCAGCATTATGCCGGCCACCCAGAATTTCAAACAGGTTTTATCGACTCCTATATGGGCCACCAACCGTTTATTATCAACCAGATTAATGGCCCCCTTATCGACACTGTATTTACCTTCACTGATGGTAAAACTATTGAAAACTTAAGTGATGCCAAAGATTACGCACAAAGAGTCGCGTTGTTATCAACGCAAATTAATCAAGTGAACCAAAAATTTATTCATGATGCGAATCAAGGATGGATGCCACCAAAAGCAATATTTACATCGACCATCAGTTATTTCGATACACTTATCGCGACAAAACCTGAGGAATTGCTCATCTACAGCCACTTAAAAGATAGTTTGGCAAAACTGCCAAATATAAAACAACAAGATAAAAACAACCTGTTAGCGAGCGTGTCTGACGATTTAAAATCACAAGTATTACCTGCCTATAAAAAAGTAAAGGATAGCCTGGTAAAGTATATCGATAAAGCGCCAAATGGAGACGGTATCTGGGCCCAAAAAAATGGTGATAAGTTTTATCAATACAGCATTAAACAGCAAGGTGACACTCGTTTATCTGCAGAAGAAATTCATCAACTTGGGTTAAAAGAAGTATCGCGCATAAGCGCTGAAATGAATTCAATTTTAGAGCACCTTAATTACACCGAAGGGAGTATTTCACAGCGCATTAACGCGTTGGCAAAAGAGCTTCGATTTAGCTACCCTGCGACCGAAGCTGGTAGAGAGCAAATAATTTCTGATTTGAACCAACAAATCTTAGATATTAATAAAAAGATGCCTAGCCAATTTAATACCGCGATTAACTATCAAGTCATGGTAAAAGCATTTCCAAAAGAAACAGAGCAGAGCGCTGCGTTCGGCCAGTATTTACCACCACCATTTGATGGTTCAAAACCAGGTGTCTTTTGGATCAATTTACGTGATATTGAAAACATCGCAAAATTTGATCTGCCAACCTTAACATTTCACGAAACCAATCCTGGTCATCATTGGCAAGTTTCATTAAATATGGGCATTGATGAGCTTCCAATTATACGTAAATTAGCAGTATATAATGCTTATATCGAAGGTTGGGCTTTGTATGCAGAACAAGTTGCTTACGAAATGGGCGTATATGATAACGACCCATACAGTAACTTAGGACGATTGAAGGCTGAAATATTCAGAGCGGTTAGATTGGTTGTTGATACCGGAATTCACCATAAAAAATGGAGTCGCGAGCAAGCGATAGATTATATGATGGCAAATACTGGCGCCCCCTACTCTGAAGTAAAAGCAGAAATAGAACGATATATGGTATGGCCAGGTCAAGCTTTAGGCTATAAACTTGGTATGCTTAAGATTCTAGATTTGCGTAAACAGTCAAAAAGATTGTTAGGTGAGCGGTTTGATATTGGTGAATTTCACGATGCTGTATTGTTAAATGGTGCTGTTCCAATGGCAGTGTTAGAACAAAAGGTTAATGATTGGGTAGCAAGTAAATAA